The DNA sequence CACGGGCGATGCCTTGATGGCGCGCATGGTGTATACTTTGAAAGATCGCTATACCATCACCGGAACGTACCGTCGCGATGGCTATTCGGCCTTTGGACAGCGGCATCCGCGCGCTGGCTTCGGTTCCATTGCAGGAGCATGGACTTTCTCTGAAGAGTCCTTTTTTGATGTGGACTGGTTCAATTACGGAAAGCTACGGGCTTCTTGGGGTAGCAACGGAAACCGCGATGTGGGTGCAGGCAGAGATATGTATGTTGCGTTGGCCGACCTCACGACAGGTAAGTACCTCTATGTACGACCAGACGGATCTGTTATTCAAGCCAATCAGCTCTGGGTGAACCGCATGCAAAACCCCAACTTCCGCTGGGAAAGAAATACCTCGTACAACTTTGGACTAGACTTTTCCCTGTTTAATGACCGCCTATCAGGTAATCTGGAATATTATCAGATGAATTCTACGGATCTATTGGTCTTACGCAGCCTGCCAAATGTTATCGGTTTTGATAATGTGATGGACAATTTAGGGGAAGTGCGGAATCGGGGTTTTGAGGTTACTTTGAACTCTTTAAATATTTCCCGAGAGAATTTTAGCTGGCGCTCCACCGCTTTGTTTCAACTGAATCGTAATGCGATTAAGCATATCTACCGCGATTATGGTCCCGATGGCCAAGAGCTCAACGATATCCAAAACCGCTGGTTCATCGGGCAACCGATTGATGCCATCTGGGATTGGAAAGCCCAAGGGATTTATCAATTGGGGCAAGAAGAAGAAGCCGCCCGTTATGGTCTTCAACCGGGAGATTATCGATTAGAGGATGTGAACGGCGATGGCCGGTTCAGCAATGCAGACCGCCAGTTTTTAGGCTTTACAGAACCTAGATACCGTTGGTCTTTCCGAAATGATTTTCAATTCCTAAAGAACTTCTCGGCTTCGATCTCTATGTATGCATTATGGGGGCATCAATCTCCTTTCAATTCCTTGAAAAGTCGGGATGGATTTCCGGATCGCAGAAATAGCTATGCTTTTCCGTACTGGACACCAGAGAATCCTTCCAATGAATGGGCACGCATTAATTCCAACGAAGGCAGTGCGACCGGTTTCAACGTATACCGCAAGCGTTCCTTTGTGCGGATAGATAATATTTCCTTGGCTTACAATGTCAACACCGAATGGTTGGAGCGCTACCGTCTACGTGGGCTGCGTGTATTTGCCAATGTGCGAAATGCCGGCATGTGGGCACCAGAATGGTCTTTCTGGGATCCAGAATGGGATCCGAGTAATGGCCCTGGCCCCACACCCAGATTTTACACCATCGGATTGGACATCACTCTATAATTTAAAGCTACCCATCGTATGAAAACGTTTTCAAAATACTCCATATATTCTTTCCTCCTACTGGCCATGGTAACACAAGGTTGTAAGCGCTCTTTTTTAGAGCCAAATCCGCTTTCCATCTACACGCCCGATGAAACTTTTCAAAGTTCTGCCGCCCTATGGGCCACCCTAGTCGCCTGCGAGCGTAACGCCCGGATTGAATTTATGGGCGACGGCGCTCCCATTGTGACGGAAATGATTTATTCGGATATCGCCGTGTCGGGTAGTACCGACAAGCCCGGTCCGGCCATTGATCTTAATCAAGCCATCACACCAGATGGTGACCTGGACAATATTGAATACGAAAATCGTATTGAATGGTATTGGAAAGAAGGCTATCGCGGCATTCGCTACGCGAACACGGCCATCCATTATATCGATGTTCCGCAGGATTATGCTAGCGAAGACGAACGAAATCATCTCTTGGGTGCCGCTTACTTTCACCGGGCGCTGCGCTACTATCGCCTGGTACACCAATTTGGGGATGTGCCTGCGGTATTCTTTATGGCCACCGAACCGAAATTGGATTTCTACAGTACCAAGCGGGAAGTCATCCTCGAACAACTCAAAGAAGATTTGGAATTTGCCCAGGAATGGGTTCCCGATAATGTCAATAAAGGGCAGGTAACTAAAGGTGCCGTCAGTCATTTGCTCACCAAAGTCAATCTAGCTTTAGGTTACTTTGACGACGCGATACAATCTGCAAACAACGTCATCAACGGCGGTACATATAGCTTAATGACCACGCGCTTTGGCTCCGCGCAAACCAATGCGAGTCGGAATGTCATTTGGGATCTGCATCGTCCGGAAAATAAATCGCTGTCGAACAACCGCGAAGCCTTATTCCTGGTGATCGACCGTATCAACCTGGATGGCAATCAATCCGGTGGCGTGCAGTCCATGCGAAATGGTCTGCCGTTCTGGAGCAATGCCGGCATTGTGACGCCGGCCGGAAATCGCGCCATGTCGGATCTGCATACCATCGAGCTACCGCAGGTATTGCAATATGGCCGTGGAATCGGTCGTGTGCGACCAACCTGGTATAGCCAACATAGCTTGTGGACGGATGACACCGACTTACGCCATGCACCGGGGAATTGGATGCGTATGGAGGATTTGGTGTACAATGCGCCAGGCTTAAAAGGTAGTGATCCAAGTTACGGACAACCACTACAGAAGCGTAATGCGCAAGGCGGACTATTGACCACCGATAGCATACGGTTTTGGTTTGATTGGCCACATTACAAGCTGTATGTAGAAGAT is a window from the Sphingobacterium sp. lm-10 genome containing:
- a CDS encoding RagB/SusD family nutrient uptake outer membrane protein, which translates into the protein MKTFSKYSIYSFLLLAMVTQGCKRSFLEPNPLSIYTPDETFQSSAALWATLVACERNARIEFMGDGAPIVTEMIYSDIAVSGSTDKPGPAIDLNQAITPDGDLDNIEYENRIEWYWKEGYRGIRYANTAIHYIDVPQDYASEDERNHLLGAAYFHRALRYYRLVHQFGDVPAVFFMATEPKLDFYSTKREVILEQLKEDLEFAQEWVPDNVNKGQVTKGAVSHLLTKVNLALGYFDDAIQSANNVINGGTYSLMTTRFGSAQTNASRNVIWDLHRPENKSLSNNREALFLVIDRINLDGNQSGGVQSMRNGLPFWSNAGIVTPAGNRAMSDLHTIELPQVLQYGRGIGRVRPTWYSQHSLWTDDTDLRHAPGNWMRMEDLVYNAPGLKGSDPSYGQPLQKRNAQGGLLTTDSIRFWFDWPHYKLYVEDPQRVQPAGGNSDWYVFRLAETLLLRAEAYVWKGDLASAATDINAVRTRANALPIAAADVNIGIVLDERARELYYEEPRKTEITRVAYIFAKTGATSEEGKTYSLVNFSENNYFYDRVMAKSDFYNKGVRTNFGINYRMSPYHVLWPVPISAINGNPQGNINQNNGYVGAETNIEPLDYVIDQIGDAGDE